A region of Deltaproteobacteria bacterium DNA encodes the following proteins:
- a CDS encoding biopolymer transporter ExbD has translation MAFGRIGQERAGDEQEALAEINIIPLVDVMLVLLIIFMVTAPLSIGGIKVDLPISKARGTSVDEDRIVLSINRQGAYYLDKQQVADAALEAKFKAIYEFRQKKELYIRADTGVPYGRVVTAMSAARLAGVTKLAMLTNSQAQQSPQATR, from the coding sequence ATGGCATTCGGTAGAATAGGCCAGGAACGCGCCGGTGATGAGCAAGAGGCTCTGGCGGAGATCAACATCATCCCTCTCGTGGATGTGATGCTGGTGCTCCTGATCATCTTCATGGTGACCGCCCCTCTCAGCATCGGTGGGATCAAAGTCGATCTACCGATCAGCAAGGCCCGCGGCACCTCCGTTGATGAGGATAGGATTGTACTCTCCATCAATCGGCAGGGCGCTTACTACCTCGACAAGCAGCAAGTCGCGGATGCCGCTCTTGAGGCTAAATTCAAGGCTATTTATGAGTTTAGGCAGAAAAAGGAACTTTACATCCGTGCCGATACCGGGGTGCCTTATGGTCGGGTCGTCACGGCGATGAGTGCCGCCAGGCTAGCCGGTGTGACCAAACTTGCTATGCTGACAAATTCGCAAGCACAGCAATCACCACAAGCTACGCGTTAA
- a CDS encoding TonB family protein: MEPSVGRGRLAVLPAVNAQDRLLWFFIGVSTIIHTFVLAVGSWQILNQSPKINMDEWSMDAEIMADFEASAPSKTTLPQAELRPEAKVPVQMLPQLPQKFSVKDEPKPEDLLPEPAPTPQPVKPAEAKAEQPQPKPQDLPVKTDNKTDNQLAAAEILKRAALERLRAEQKTAKTLQAPEKDAVARLGEALRKDGPTAGSAVAKGKMNAYRSRLSQAIRRNYAVPEALGIKGTALSVVLIISVSENGELIELRVKEPSGNQAYDDDTVRAVRASVPLPRPPTEFVGQPIAVAFSPRGV; this comes from the coding sequence ATGGAGCCGAGTGTTGGTCGCGGTAGGCTTGCCGTGCTTCCTGCTGTCAATGCTCAGGATCGCCTACTATGGTTCTTTATTGGGGTGTCGACGATCATTCACACGTTCGTCTTAGCTGTGGGCTCATGGCAGATCCTCAATCAGAGCCCCAAAATCAACATGGATGAATGGTCCATGGATGCCGAGATCATGGCGGACTTTGAGGCCTCGGCTCCGTCCAAGACGACCTTGCCCCAGGCCGAGCTGAGACCAGAGGCCAAGGTTCCAGTGCAAATGCTGCCCCAATTGCCGCAGAAGTTTTCTGTCAAGGATGAGCCCAAACCGGAGGATCTCTTGCCAGAGCCGGCGCCGACGCCACAACCCGTCAAGCCGGCTGAAGCCAAGGCCGAACAGCCGCAACCCAAGCCGCAGGATCTGCCGGTTAAGACCGATAACAAGACAGACAATCAGCTGGCTGCGGCTGAGATTCTAAAGCGTGCTGCACTTGAACGTCTACGCGCCGAACAGAAGACGGCCAAAACACTACAAGCTCCTGAAAAAGATGCCGTGGCCAGACTGGGCGAGGCGCTGCGCAAGGACGGTCCTACCGCAGGGTCTGCAGTAGCTAAAGGTAAAATGAATGCCTACAGGTCACGGCTGTCTCAAGCGATCAGGCGGAATTATGCAGTGCCTGAAGCACTCGGTATCAAGGGTACGGCTCTATCTGTGGTGCTGATTATCTCGGTCTCGGAAAATGGCGAGCTTATCGAATTGCGGGTTAAAGAACCCTCTGGCAACCAAGCCTATGATGACGATACAGTACGAGCTGTACGGGCATCCGTGCCACTACCGCGACCACCAACTGAGTTTGTTGGCCAGCCGATTGCGGTGGCGTTTTCGCCCAGAGGTGTCTAG
- a CDS encoding Tol-Pal system subunit TolQ — protein sequence MRECARRVLSWLFCIILWSNVVPLPSGLADGNAVAWAAGPEANVTTMEPAPAMQPASAAAPAEADAGGTGIFSRAMQGGFIVFTCLLILLSMSVVTWAVLIAKYVYLQRLAKSGEAFTKSFWDSRSLNDLNSRLAEYPYSPVREVFRSGYAELVRGSQLLGQVASSEIAVNAALDNINRALAKSKMFERRRLEKFMSMLAISASACPFIGLFGTVWGIMGAFEGIAKTGSASLAAVAPGISEALVSTAFGLAAAIPAVVGYNIFSARVRYLVGSIDGFTADFLNIVERYLVSDKPRSSVGSAPTAAVQSPLDSRI from the coding sequence ATGCGGGAATGCGCGCGCCGGGTTCTATCGTGGCTCTTCTGCATCATTCTTTGGAGCAACGTAGTGCCGTTGCCAAGCGGCTTAGCGGATGGCAACGCCGTCGCCTGGGCGGCAGGCCCAGAGGCTAACGTGACGACGATGGAGCCGGCACCAGCCATGCAACCTGCGAGCGCTGCAGCGCCGGCCGAGGCAGATGCTGGCGGTACGGGTATCTTTAGCCGGGCCATGCAGGGTGGATTTATCGTCTTCACCTGTCTCCTGATTCTCTTGTCGATGTCGGTAGTTACTTGGGCAGTACTCATCGCCAAGTACGTCTATCTGCAGCGCTTGGCCAAGAGTGGGGAGGCTTTCACCAAGAGCTTTTGGGACTCTCGCTCCCTCAACGATCTTAACAGTCGCTTGGCTGAATACCCTTATAGTCCAGTGCGTGAGGTGTTCCGTAGCGGCTATGCCGAGCTAGTCCGCGGCAGTCAGTTGCTAGGCCAGGTTGCCTCCTCGGAGATCGCCGTGAACGCGGCCCTGGACAACATTAACCGAGCTCTCGCTAAGTCCAAGATGTTCGAGAGGCGTCGCCTCGAGAAGTTCATGTCGATGTTGGCCATTAGTGCTTCGGCCTGTCCTTTTATAGGTCTCTTCGGGACCGTTTGGGGGATCATGGGAGCCTTTGAGGGGATTGCCAAGACGGGAAGTGCGAGCTTAGCTGCTGTAGCTCCTGGTATCTCCGAGGCTCTGGTGTCAACGGCCTTCGGACTGGCTGCGGCGATCCCAGCGGTAGTCGGGTACAATATTTTTTCTGCCAGAGTGCGTTACCTGGTTGGTAGCATCGATGGATTTACGGCTGATTTCCTTAACATTGTTGAGCGTTATTTGGTTTCCGACAAACCACGCTCGAGTGTCGGGTCTGCCCCCACCGCCGCGGTGCAATCGCCTCTAGACAGTCGCATCTGA
- a CDS encoding beta-ketoacyl-ACP reductase, with the protein MSQKVALVTGGSRGIGAACALALGRAGYKVAVHYRSGDEGARAVVAELPQGQAKAYRYDLSDPAAPQELVKVVKEDLGSLDVLVNNAGVAIDQVLAFAKPDDFDTLMATNLRPVFLLSKFAAKVMIRQRSGRIINLSSVVGHTGNAGQSLYAATKAAITGFTQSIAQELAAAGILCNCVAPGFIATDMTKDLKDEVKQAILSKVPLKRLGTPEDIAHAVEFLASDKAAYITGTTLHVNGGMYTT; encoded by the coding sequence ATGAGTCAAAAAGTTGCTCTAGTTACCGGCGGATCACGAGGGATCGGCGCAGCTTGTGCCTTAGCATTAGGCCGCGCCGGTTACAAGGTTGCTGTGCACTACCGCTCGGGCGACGAGGGCGCGCGCGCCGTCGTCGCCGAGCTACCTCAAGGCCAGGCCAAAGCCTATCGCTACGATCTGAGCGACCCGGCTGCCCCCCAGGAACTTGTCAAGGTGGTCAAGGAAGATCTTGGATCTCTTGATGTTTTAGTGAATAACGCCGGCGTAGCGATCGACCAGGTGTTGGCATTTGCCAAGCCCGACGACTTCGACACGCTCATGGCAACCAATCTGAGGCCAGTGTTCCTACTATCGAAATTTGCTGCCAAGGTTATGATTCGGCAACGCAGTGGTAGGATCATCAACCTGAGCTCTGTGGTTGGTCATACCGGCAACGCAGGGCAGAGCCTCTATGCGGCAACCAAAGCAGCCATCACCGGATTCACCCAGAGCATCGCTCAGGAACTAGCAGCAGCGGGCATCCTGTGCAACTGTGTTGCTCCTGGATTCATTGCCACAGATATGACCAAAGACCTCAAGGACGAGGTTAAACAAGCTATTTTGTCGAAAGTACCGCTGAAGCGACTAGGTACCCCTGAGGACATTGCTCACGCAGTGGAGTTCTTAGCTTCGGACAAGGCGGCCTACATCACGGGCACCACGCTACACGTTAACGGCGGTATGTACACAACCTAA
- a CDS encoding HipA domain-containing protein, translating into MRLQAIIGSLTPLGVAVVHELWRRIAFSILITNVDDHLHNHGFLHSAGDLWRLAPAFDINPFPERQRDLKIWISEETGPDASIVALWSVLKYFNISQIRAKTILGEVEAAVSSWRDVGRKEADMSNIELEEFVAAFEHSEREAARAHI; encoded by the coding sequence CTGCGGCTTCAAGCAATTATCGGAAGCCTTACCCCTTTAGGGGTAGCGGTAGTTCACGAACTTTGGAGAAGAATAGCCTTTTCAATTCTGATCACAAACGTCGATGACCACCTACACAATCACGGCTTTCTGCACTCTGCTGGTGACCTCTGGCGCCTTGCTCCTGCATTCGACATAAACCCCTTTCCTGAACGTCAGCGTGATTTGAAAATTTGGATTTCAGAAGAGACTGGACCTGATGCAAGCATAGTGGCCCTCTGGTCTGTTCTTAAATATTTCAATATTTCCCAGATTCGCGCCAAGACGATACTTGGCGAGGTCGAGGCCGCTGTCAGTAGCTGGAGGGATGTCGGGAGGAAAGAGGCCGATATGAGCAATATAGAGCTAGAGGAATTTGTTGCTGCGTTTGAGCATTCTGAGAGAGAAGCTGCCAGGGCACATATATAA
- a CDS encoding ketoacyl-ACP synthase III: MTARQATPVPVITGMGHYFPPTKLTNQFYEGLDIGSSAAWIEERVGIIERRTVLALDDVTKLRRGETTLTTLRQEGRIMPIGEMCREPWRMAKERSAQAYYDPNVVISGTSVPDWDIPANACAIAATLGLETTAFDVNSACSSFVVDLHVARGLLLSGQATDIAIFNAERYSTRVNFADRASCVLFGDGAAASIVSTRPGARGLAVRDTVVISSPAGSQHVKLPDGDFFSQNGAAVQKFAVTKTVAVTQEIMKRQNLQPDDISYFVAHQANYRMLMAAVEKLGFHHDKHLCNVQHHGNQGGAGAPNVLSMNWDKYKVGDLIAVAVVGSGLTWAGALLEVV; this comes from the coding sequence ATGACTGCACGACAGGCTACGCCAGTCCCTGTGATCACTGGCATGGGACATTATTTTCCGCCGACTAAGTTGACCAATCAATTCTACGAGGGGCTGGACATCGGTTCTTCGGCGGCATGGATTGAAGAGCGCGTTGGTATCATCGAGCGTCGGACCGTACTAGCGCTGGACGACGTCACCAAGCTAAGGCGTGGCGAAACCACGCTGACAACCTTGCGTCAAGAAGGTCGCATCATGCCGATCGGTGAGATGTGCCGCGAGCCATGGCGTATGGCTAAAGAGCGCTCCGCACAGGCATATTATGATCCGAACGTGGTGATCTCGGGAACCTCAGTTCCGGATTGGGATATCCCAGCTAATGCCTGTGCGATCGCTGCAACGCTAGGCCTCGAAACCACAGCGTTTGACGTGAATTCTGCATGCAGTAGTTTCGTCGTTGATTTGCACGTGGCACGGGGACTTTTACTGAGCGGTCAGGCGACGGATATTGCCATTTTTAATGCCGAGAGATATTCAACCCGAGTCAATTTCGCTGACCGCGCCAGCTGCGTACTTTTCGGTGACGGTGCTGCCGCCTCTATCGTCTCGACGCGACCAGGTGCTAGAGGCCTCGCGGTGCGCGACACGGTCGTGATCTCATCACCGGCCGGTAGCCAGCACGTGAAATTACCAGATGGTGATTTCTTCTCGCAGAATGGGGCGGCCGTGCAAAAATTTGCCGTCACCAAGACTGTGGCTGTCACACAAGAGATTATGAAGCGACAAAATTTGCAGCCTGATGACATCAGCTATTTCGTTGCTCATCAAGCTAACTACCGGATGCTGATGGCGGCAGTGGAAAAGCTCGGCTTTCACCACGACAAGCACCTATGTAATGTCCAGCACCACGGCAACCAGGGTGGCGCAGGCGCACCCAACGTGCTCTCGATGAACTGGGACAAATACAAGGTAGGTGATCTTATTGCCGTCGCCGTCGTTGGTTCAGGACTCACCTGGGCCGGCGCCCTGCTTGAAGTCGTATAA
- a CDS encoding DUF367 domain-containing protein yields MMRFQVLVDRSERINKCTILPLADHPAMEIVRYHRGRPIPALSGEMLLHPDGVSLDAVASSQRHEVNVLAAIDCTWKRLGAVLRLVEQPLPRLVRIPPGFVTAYPRRNKQNRDPDAGLATIEAVFIAAAFLGHWDESLLSRYAFGQAFLDLNRRVFLDYGVERPVVVVTPCLDAPVTFC; encoded by the coding sequence ATGATGCGCTTTCAAGTTTTGGTTGATCGCAGCGAGCGGATCAACAAGTGTACGATTTTACCTCTAGCTGACCATCCCGCCATGGAGATAGTCCGTTACCACCGGGGGCGTCCGATTCCGGCGCTTTCGGGAGAGATGCTGCTTCATCCTGACGGCGTGTCGCTTGATGCCGTGGCGAGCAGCCAGCGCCACGAGGTTAATGTGCTCGCGGCGATAGACTGCACTTGGAAGCGCCTCGGTGCGGTCCTAAGGCTGGTCGAGCAGCCCTTGCCGCGACTGGTGCGTATCCCGCCAGGATTTGTGACGGCCTACCCACGCCGCAATAAGCAGAACCGCGATCCAGACGCGGGTCTGGCGACCATCGAGGCTGTCTTCATTGCAGCGGCGTTTCTCGGGCATTGGGACGAGAGCCTCCTTAGTCGTTACGCTTTCGGACAGGCGTTTTTGGACCTAAACCGTCGGGTATTTTTAGACTACGGGGTCGAGCGGCCAGTGGTAGTTGTGACCCCATGCCTGGACGCTCCCGTTACCTTCTGTTAA